From the genome of Arthrobacter alpinus, one region includes:
- a CDS encoding pyruvate carboxylase has product MFSKILVANRGEIAIRAFRASYELGAKTVAVFPHEDRNSFHRQKADEAYLIGEEGHPVRAYLDVAEIIRVAKESGADAIYPGYGFLSENAGLAAAARDAGITFVGPPAEVLELTGNKFHALNAARKAGIPVLKSSEPSSDPETLIAAAEEIGFPIFAKAVAGGGGRGLRRVDTREELPEALNAAMREADAAFGDATMFLEQAVLRPRHIEVQILADGEGNVIHLFERDCSLQRRHQKVVEIAPAPNLDENIRKALHSDAVKFAKAMGYVNAGTVEFLVDTVGERAGQHVFIEMNPRIQVEHTVTEEITDVDLVQAQLRIAAGETLADLGLSQDTVHVKGAAMQCRITTEDPANGFRPDVGKITTYRSAGGAGIRLDGGTIYAGAEVSPHFDSMLVKLTCRGRDYASAVSRSRRALAEFRIRGVSTNIAFLQAVMEDPAFIAGDVATSFIDERPELLKARVSADRGTKLLTWLADVTVNKPHGELRVHEDPASKLPAADLADAPEGSRQKLVELGPERFAAALRAQTPVAVTDTTFRDAHQSLLATRVRTRDLTAAGPAVSTLTPQLLSVEAWGGATYDVALRFLGEDPWERLSKLRAALPNVCLQMLLRGRNTVGYTPYPAEVTDAFVQEAAASGIDIFRIFDALNDVDQMEPAIKAVRATGTAVAEVALCYTGDLLDPAEKIYTLEYYLELAQRIVDAGAHILAIKDMAGVLRPAAAAKLVTALRERFELPVHLHTHDTAGGQLATLMAAINAGVDAVDVASASLAGTTSQPSASALVAALAHTERDTGIDLAAISSLEPYWEAVRRVYAPFESGLAGPTGRVYQHEIPGGQLSNLRQQAIALGLGERFEEIEDMYTAADRILGHLVKVTPSSKVVGDLALHLVGIKADPADFEANPQNYDIPDSVVGFLGGELGTPPGGWPEPFRTKALQGRNVVRVIGELTAEDSAELAADSATRRSALNRLLFAGPARDFAKVRDTYGDVSVLDTRDYLYGLQRGTEHVMPLGPGVRLIASLEAVSEADEKGMRTVMCTLNGQSRPVSVRDRSIESTVKAAEKADPSVSGQVAAPFAGAVSVKVAVGDVVEAGATVATIEAMKMEASITTPVAGTVSRLAVSGVAQVQGGDLLVVMEA; this is encoded by the coding sequence ATGTTTTCCAAAATTCTGGTTGCCAACCGCGGCGAAATCGCCATCCGCGCCTTCCGTGCCAGCTACGAGCTTGGCGCGAAGACTGTTGCCGTGTTCCCGCACGAGGACCGCAACTCCTTCCACCGCCAGAAGGCGGACGAGGCCTACCTGATCGGCGAGGAGGGCCATCCGGTCCGCGCCTACCTGGACGTTGCCGAGATCATCCGCGTCGCCAAGGAATCCGGTGCCGACGCCATCTACCCCGGCTACGGTTTTCTCTCAGAAAACGCCGGCCTGGCCGCGGCTGCCCGCGACGCCGGCATCACGTTTGTAGGACCGCCCGCCGAAGTTTTGGAGCTGACGGGCAACAAATTCCACGCCCTGAATGCGGCCCGCAAGGCTGGCATCCCGGTGTTGAAGTCCAGCGAACCAAGCTCGGACCCTGAGACCCTCATCGCCGCGGCAGAGGAAATCGGCTTCCCGATCTTCGCCAAGGCCGTCGCCGGTGGTGGCGGCCGTGGACTTCGCCGCGTGGACACTCGGGAGGAACTTCCCGAGGCACTGAACGCCGCCATGCGCGAGGCAGACGCCGCCTTCGGTGATGCCACCATGTTTCTGGAACAGGCTGTGCTGCGACCGCGCCACATCGAGGTCCAGATCCTGGCCGACGGCGAGGGTAATGTCATCCACCTGTTTGAGCGTGACTGTTCACTGCAGCGCCGCCACCAAAAGGTGGTGGAGATTGCGCCCGCACCGAACCTGGATGAAAACATCCGCAAGGCACTGCACTCCGACGCGGTGAAGTTCGCCAAGGCCATGGGCTACGTGAACGCCGGAACCGTCGAGTTCCTCGTGGACACCGTGGGGGAGCGGGCCGGCCAGCACGTGTTCATTGAGATGAATCCGCGCATCCAGGTGGAACACACCGTCACCGAGGAAATCACCGACGTCGATCTGGTTCAGGCCCAGTTGCGTATCGCCGCCGGGGAAACCCTGGCCGACCTTGGACTGAGCCAGGACACCGTCCATGTCAAGGGTGCAGCCATGCAGTGCCGCATCACCACCGAGGACCCGGCCAACGGCTTCCGCCCCGACGTCGGAAAAATCACCACGTACCGTTCCGCAGGCGGCGCCGGCATCCGGCTGGACGGCGGTACCATCTACGCAGGCGCCGAAGTCAGCCCGCACTTTGACTCGATGCTGGTTAAGCTCACATGCCGTGGCCGCGACTACGCCTCCGCCGTCTCACGGAGCCGCCGGGCCCTGGCAGAGTTCCGCATCCGCGGCGTCTCCACCAATATTGCGTTCCTGCAGGCCGTCATGGAGGATCCGGCGTTCATTGCGGGGGACGTTGCGACGTCGTTCATTGATGAACGCCCCGAACTACTCAAGGCGCGGGTGTCCGCTGACCGTGGCACCAAGCTGCTGACCTGGCTGGCCGACGTCACCGTCAACAAGCCTCACGGCGAGCTGCGCGTACATGAGGACCCCGCCAGCAAGCTGCCCGCAGCCGACCTTGCGGACGCCCCGGAGGGCTCGCGCCAGAAGCTGGTCGAGCTGGGCCCGGAACGCTTTGCCGCAGCCCTGCGAGCCCAAACGCCCGTCGCCGTCACCGACACCACCTTCCGCGACGCCCACCAGTCACTGCTGGCCACGCGCGTGCGCACCAGGGACCTGACCGCAGCAGGGCCCGCCGTATCGACGCTGACCCCGCAGCTGCTCTCGGTGGAGGCCTGGGGTGGGGCGACCTACGACGTGGCCCTGCGATTCCTGGGTGAGGACCCCTGGGAGCGCCTGTCCAAGCTCCGCGCTGCACTGCCCAACGTCTGCCTGCAGATGCTGCTGCGCGGACGCAACACAGTGGGCTACACCCCGTACCCGGCCGAGGTTACGGACGCCTTTGTGCAGGAGGCTGCAGCCAGCGGCATTGACATCTTCCGCATCTTTGACGCCCTCAACGACGTAGACCAGATGGAGCCGGCCATCAAGGCCGTCCGCGCTACCGGCACTGCGGTAGCCGAGGTGGCATTGTGCTACACGGGGGACCTCCTGGACCCGGCGGAGAAGATCTACACGCTTGAGTACTACCTGGAACTGGCCCAGCGCATCGTCGACGCCGGCGCGCACATCCTGGCCATCAAGGACATGGCAGGCGTGCTTCGCCCAGCCGCCGCCGCAAAGCTGGTCACCGCCCTGCGCGAGCGCTTTGAGCTGCCCGTCCACCTACACACCCATGACACTGCAGGGGGGCAGCTCGCCACGCTCATGGCCGCGATCAATGCCGGGGTCGACGCTGTCGACGTCGCCTCCGCATCCCTGGCCGGCACAACAAGCCAGCCTTCGGCCTCGGCCTTGGTGGCAGCCCTGGCACACACAGAGCGCGACACCGGGATCGACCTGGCCGCAATCAGTTCACTGGAACCCTACTGGGAAGCCGTCCGCCGCGTTTACGCCCCGTTCGAATCCGGCCTGGCCGGCCCCACGGGGCGCGTCTACCAGCACGAGATCCCCGGCGGGCAGCTCTCCAACCTACGCCAGCAGGCCATCGCCCTGGGACTGGGGGAGCGCTTTGAGGAAATTGAGGACATGTACACGGCCGCCGACAGAATCCTCGGGCACCTGGTGAAGGTCACGCCGTCGTCCAAAGTGGTGGGTGATTTGGCCTTGCACTTGGTGGGTATCAAGGCGGACCCTGCCGACTTTGAAGCCAATCCGCAAAACTATGACATCCCCGATTCCGTGGTGGGCTTCCTGGGTGGCGAGCTGGGCACCCCGCCCGGTGGCTGGCCCGAACCTTTCCGCACCAAGGCGTTGCAGGGGCGTAACGTGGTCAGGGTCATCGGGGAACTGACGGCCGAGGACAGTGCCGAGCTTGCTGCGGACAGTGCCACGCGACGGTCCGCCCTGAACAGGCTGCTGTTTGCCGGCCCTGCGCGTGACTTTGCCAAGGTTCGTGACACGTACGGTGACGTGTCGGTGTTGGACACCCGCGACTACCTGTACGGGCTCCAGCGCGGCACCGAACATGTGATGCCGTTGGGCCCGGGGGTGCGCCTGATCGCCTCACTGGAGGCTGTCTCGGAAGCCGACGAAAAGGGCATGCGCACCGTGATGTGCACGCTCAACGGCCAAAGTCGCCCCGTCAGTGTGCGCGATCGTAGTATTGAAAGCACCGTCAAGGCGGCGGAGAAAGCAGATCCGAGCGTGTCGGGACAGGTGGCTGCACCGTTCGCAGGAGCCGTCAGCGTCAAGGTTGCTGTTGGTGACGTGGTTGAAGCCGGTGCCACGGTCGCGACGATCGAGGCCATGAAGATGGAGGCCTCCATTACGACGCCCGTCGCAGGCACCGTTTCCCGGCTTGCCGTGAGCGGTGTAGCCCAAGTGCAAGGAGGGGACCTGCTGGTTGTCATGGAGGCCTAG
- a CDS encoding MerR family transcriptional regulator, producing the protein MSPKNDAGELKPAVVPSTALSAGAQGLLFTEDLPVLDEDAGYRGPTACKAAGITYRQLDYWARTGLVEPAVRGAAGSGSQRLYGFRDILVLKVVKRLLDTGVSLQQIRTAVEHLRERGVEDLAQITLMSDGASVYECTSADEVIDLVQGGQGVFGIAVGRVWREVEGSLAALPSEHAPVQTFPGDELSKRRAERKIS; encoded by the coding sequence GTGAGTCCGAAGAATGACGCCGGCGAGCTCAAGCCTGCCGTTGTCCCCAGCACCGCCTTGTCGGCTGGTGCGCAGGGGTTGTTGTTCACCGAGGATTTGCCGGTTCTTGACGAAGACGCCGGCTACCGCGGCCCCACGGCGTGCAAAGCCGCTGGCATCACCTACCGCCAACTGGACTACTGGGCCCGTACCGGATTGGTTGAGCCCGCCGTGCGCGGCGCCGCCGGTTCCGGTTCGCAAAGGCTTTACGGTTTCCGCGACATCCTGGTCTTGAAAGTTGTCAAGCGCCTTCTGGACACGGGGGTGTCCCTTCAGCAGATTCGTACCGCGGTGGAGCACCTGCGCGAACGCGGTGTGGAGGACTTGGCCCAGATCACTTTGATGAGCGACGGCGCCTCCGTTTATGAATGCACCTCCGCCGACGAGGTCATCGACCTGGTACAAGGCGGCCAGGGGGTCTTTGGCATCGCCGTGGGCCGGGTGTGGCGAGAGGTGGAAGGCAGCCTGGCTGCGCTACCCAGTGAACACGCACCCGTTCAGACATTTCCCGGTGACGAGCTGAGCAAGCGCCGCGCCGAACGGAAGATTTCCTAG
- a CDS encoding ParA family protein yields the protein MQVVSISSLKGGVGKTSVTLGLASAALAAGIPTLVIDLDPHADATTGLGVNATGQLNIGQLIKGARKADLGANVVPSGWLAAHQHDGGPSPILDVAMGSAFSGIYDRPDLGKRDLRRLSTVLANADRDGSAPYQLVLIDCPPSLNGLTRMAWTASSRVLLVAEPGLFSVAGTQRTLRAIELFRSEFAPSLVPAGIVANRVRSGSNEHTYRLAEMKTMFGELLLSPTIPEQANWQQIQGAAHPIHQWPGESAKNSSALFDKLLDSVLNQGTTRSRLYRG from the coding sequence GTGCAAGTAGTCAGCATCAGCAGCCTCAAAGGCGGCGTCGGCAAGACGTCGGTCACCCTTGGCCTGGCATCGGCAGCACTGGCGGCGGGTATCCCCACATTGGTGATCGACCTGGATCCGCACGCCGACGCCACCACTGGCCTGGGCGTCAATGCCACCGGCCAACTGAACATTGGCCAGCTGATCAAGGGCGCCCGCAAGGCAGATCTGGGCGCCAATGTGGTTCCCAGCGGCTGGCTGGCAGCCCACCAGCACGACGGCGGCCCCTCCCCTATTCTCGACGTGGCCATGGGCTCTGCCTTCTCCGGCATCTATGACCGCCCCGACCTTGGCAAACGGGATCTGCGCCGCCTCTCCACCGTCCTGGCCAATGCCGACCGTGACGGCTCGGCCCCGTATCAGCTGGTCCTCATTGACTGCCCACCGTCGCTCAACGGCCTGACCCGCATGGCCTGGACGGCCAGCAGCCGGGTGTTGCTGGTGGCCGAGCCTGGTCTGTTTTCAGTGGCGGGCACCCAGCGCACCCTGCGTGCCATCGAGTTGTTCCGCAGCGAGTTTGCCCCGTCACTGGTGCCTGCCGGCATTGTGGCAAATCGGGTCCGCAGCGGCTCCAACGAACACACGTACCGGTTGGCGGAGATGAAGACCATGTTTGGTGAGTTGTTGCTCTCCCCCACCATCCCCGAGCAGGCCAACTGGCAGCAGATCCAGGGTGCCGCCCATCCGATCCATCAGTGGCCCGGGGAGTCGGCCAAGAACTCCTCGGCCCTGTTTGACAAGCTGCTGGACTCGGTCCTGAACCAGGGCACCACCCGCAGCCGTCTCTACCGCGGATAG
- the gcvH gene encoding glycine cleavage system protein GcvH encodes MSNIPAELSYTAEHEWVSVPNAEGVVRVGITDFAQDALGDVVYVQMPETDADVSADTVVGEVESTKSVSDIYAPLTGKVSARNEALDTDPALINSDPYGAGWLFEIALTDTASYGALLSATQYQEKVS; translated from the coding sequence ATGAGCAATATTCCCGCAGAACTGTCCTACACTGCTGAGCACGAGTGGGTATCCGTCCCCAACGCAGAGGGTGTGGTTCGGGTTGGCATTACCGATTTCGCCCAGGACGCCCTCGGCGACGTGGTTTATGTGCAAATGCCGGAAACAGACGCCGATGTCAGCGCAGACACCGTGGTCGGTGAGGTGGAGTCCACCAAGAGTGTCAGTGACATCTACGCACCCCTGACAGGCAAGGTCAGCGCCCGCAACGAGGCTCTGGACACCGATCCGGCACTGATCAACTCCGATCCCTATGGAGCCGGCTGGCTGTTTGAGATTGCCTTGACCGACACCGCCAGCTACGGTGCTTTGCTCAGCGCAACGCAGTACCAAGAAAAGGTAAGCTAA
- a CDS encoding bifunctional nuclease family protein, with amino-acid sequence MIQVQIVGVRIEMPSNQPLVLLKERLGERHIPIWIGAAEATAIALAEQGVVSPRPLTHDLLCAVVLALGHRVVRVNLTRVEDSVFYAELVFDDGTTVGSRASDAIAVAQRADASIWASEALVEEAGVIIADHDEDAGEDEAKEREVRQFREFLNDVEPEDFDN; translated from the coding sequence ATGATTCAGGTCCAGATCGTGGGGGTTCGCATAGAAATGCCCTCCAATCAGCCATTGGTTCTGTTGAAAGAACGGCTTGGTGAACGCCACATCCCCATCTGGATTGGTGCCGCTGAAGCCACCGCCATCGCGCTGGCTGAACAAGGTGTGGTGTCCCCCCGCCCGCTGACCCACGATCTCTTGTGCGCGGTAGTACTCGCCCTGGGGCATCGTGTGGTGCGTGTGAACTTGACCAGGGTTGAAGACAGCGTGTTTTATGCTGAGTTGGTGTTCGACGACGGCACCACCGTTGGCTCCCGGGCTTCGGATGCCATTGCGGTCGCGCAACGTGCGGACGCCAGTATTTGGGCCTCGGAAGCCCTTGTCGAGGAGGCTGGCGTCATCATCGCCGACCACGACGAGGATGCCGGCGAGGATGAGGCGAAGGAACGTGAAGTTCGCCAGTTTAGGGAGTTCCTCAATGACGTTGAACCCGAAGATTTCGACAACTAG
- the gcvP gene encoding aminomethyl-transferring glycine dehydrogenase, producing MLSALGFGSLEELSVAALPESIYITEPLSLQAAVSEEAMLVELKALAAKNTVNKSFIGQGYYGTHTPGVIQRNVLESPAWYTAYTPYQPEISQGRLEALLNFQTVVSDLAGMVTANASMLDEGTAAAEAMALMRRTNRTAKSDAVFLVDADVFPQTLAVINTRAKAMGIPVLVHDFDAELPDVECFGVLLQYPGDSGRIRQIAPIIEAAHARKAVVGVAADLLALTLLESPGALGADLAVGSSQRFGVPMGFGGPHAGYMSVRAGLERSLPGRLVGVSKDAAGNQAYRLALQTREQHIRREKATSNICTAQVLLAVMAGMYAVYHGPEGLRKIARRVHAMAQSVAQAAMAAGHTVVHANYFDTVKIAVAAGSGHSAAELVAAAHSAGYLLRQVDHGHIQIAVDETTIEADVAALAGLLGATALELAPDASAVVLPTPVRATGYMGNAVFHAHNSETQMLRYLRKLSDADYALDRGMIPLGSCTMKLNATAEMAGVTWPEFSTLHPYAPASDTVGIVEMATQLESWLAEITGYDAVSVQPNAGSQGEFAGLMAIRAYHVENGNPERDIVLIPTSAHGTNAASAVMAGLKVVAVATDGFGNIDIDDLKRQITVHEHRLAAIMVTYPSTHGVFETSISTICAMVHDAGGQVYVDGANLNALVGLAQPGKFGADVSHLNLHKTFCIPHGGGGPGVGPVAVGVHLAKHLPARELGLETSVGLVSSAPYGSASILPISWAYIRMMGPEGLRLATQTAILSANYIARRLSEHYPVLYTGAHDLVAHECILDLRGITADSGVTVDDVAKRLIDYGFHAPTMSFPVAGTLMVEPTESEDLGEIDRFINAMISIRMEISAVQDGLWPADDNPLVNAPHTAQCLTQDWDHPYSREDAVFPAGVDPRAKYWPIVRRIDQAYGDRHLVCSCPSIEELAEVF from the coding sequence ATGTTGAGCGCCCTTGGATTTGGCTCTTTGGAGGAGCTTTCGGTGGCGGCGTTGCCGGAATCGATCTACATCACTGAGCCGCTGAGCCTGCAGGCAGCCGTCTCAGAAGAGGCCATGCTGGTGGAGTTGAAAGCGCTGGCGGCAAAAAATACCGTCAATAAGTCCTTCATCGGACAAGGCTACTACGGTACCCATACGCCGGGCGTGATTCAGCGCAACGTGCTCGAAAGCCCCGCATGGTACACGGCCTACACCCCGTATCAGCCCGAAATTTCCCAGGGACGCTTGGAGGCGCTGCTGAATTTCCAGACAGTCGTCTCCGATTTGGCCGGCATGGTCACGGCGAACGCCTCCATGCTGGATGAAGGCACGGCTGCCGCCGAGGCCATGGCCCTGATGCGCCGCACCAACCGCACTGCCAAGTCCGACGCCGTCTTCCTAGTTGACGCCGATGTGTTCCCCCAGACGCTAGCCGTCATCAACACCCGGGCCAAGGCCATGGGTATCCCCGTGCTCGTCCACGACTTCGACGCCGAACTCCCTGACGTCGAGTGCTTCGGCGTCTTGCTGCAGTACCCTGGCGACTCCGGTCGGATCCGCCAGATCGCCCCCATCATCGAGGCGGCGCACGCCCGCAAGGCTGTTGTGGGCGTCGCCGCGGACCTGTTGGCACTGACCCTGCTGGAGTCTCCCGGTGCGCTCGGGGCTGACCTGGCCGTGGGTTCCTCCCAGCGTTTCGGTGTGCCCATGGGCTTTGGTGGCCCGCACGCCGGCTACATGTCGGTGCGTGCCGGTCTCGAACGGTCCCTGCCGGGCCGCCTGGTGGGCGTGTCCAAGGATGCTGCCGGCAACCAGGCCTACCGCCTTGCGCTGCAGACCCGCGAGCAGCACATTCGCCGCGAGAAGGCGACCTCCAACATCTGCACCGCCCAGGTGCTGTTGGCGGTGATGGCCGGCATGTACGCCGTCTACCACGGACCTGAAGGGTTGCGGAAGATCGCACGCCGCGTCCACGCCATGGCCCAGTCTGTTGCGCAGGCAGCTATGGCAGCGGGCCACACCGTGGTCCACGCCAACTACTTTGACACCGTCAAGATCGCTGTTGCCGCCGGCAGTGGCCACTCCGCAGCCGAGCTGGTGGCTGCAGCCCACAGCGCCGGCTACTTGCTGCGCCAGGTTGACCACGGACACATCCAGATCGCCGTCGACGAGACCACCATCGAGGCCGACGTCGCCGCGCTAGCTGGCCTGCTCGGTGCCACGGCGCTGGAACTGGCACCCGACGCGTCCGCCGTCGTTCTCCCCACACCTGTCCGGGCCACCGGTTACATGGGCAACGCGGTGTTCCACGCGCACAACTCCGAGACGCAGATGCTGCGGTACCTGCGCAAGCTCTCCGACGCGGACTACGCGCTGGACCGCGGCATGATCCCGCTCGGTTCATGCACCATGAAGCTGAACGCAACCGCCGAAATGGCGGGCGTGACCTGGCCCGAATTCTCCACGCTGCACCCGTACGCACCGGCGTCGGACACGGTGGGCATCGTGGAAATGGCCACGCAGCTGGAGTCCTGGCTCGCCGAGATCACCGGCTACGACGCCGTCTCGGTGCAGCCCAACGCCGGCTCACAAGGCGAATTCGCGGGACTGATGGCCATCCGCGCCTACCATGTGGAAAACGGCAACCCGGAACGCGACATCGTGCTGATTCCTACGTCGGCCCACGGCACCAATGCAGCCTCCGCCGTCATGGCGGGGCTGAAGGTGGTGGCCGTCGCCACCGACGGTTTCGGCAACATCGACATCGATGACCTCAAACGCCAAATCACCGTCCACGAACACCGGCTGGCCGCCATCATGGTCACTTACCCGTCCACCCACGGCGTGTTTGAGACCTCCATCAGCACCATCTGCGCCATGGTCCACGACGCTGGTGGCCAGGTTTATGTCGACGGCGCCAACCTCAACGCCCTGGTCGGGCTGGCCCAGCCGGGCAAGTTCGGTGCGGATGTTTCCCACCTAAACCTGCACAAGACCTTCTGCATCCCGCACGGCGGTGGCGGCCCCGGCGTGGGCCCGGTCGCCGTCGGCGTCCACCTGGCCAAGCATTTGCCGGCCCGTGAACTGGGGCTCGAGACCTCCGTGGGCCTGGTCTCCAGCGCACCGTACGGTTCGGCGTCGATCCTGCCGATCTCCTGGGCCTACATCCGCATGATGGGTCCGGAGGGTCTGCGCCTGGCCACCCAAACCGCGATCCTGTCCGCGAACTATATTGCCCGCCGCCTCAGCGAGCACTACCCGGTGCTGTATACCGGTGCGCACGACCTGGTGGCGCACGAGTGCATTTTGGACCTGCGCGGTATCACCGCCGATTCCGGTGTCACCGTGGACGATGTGGCCAAGCGCCTGATCGACTACGGCTTCCACGCCCCCACCATGTCCTTCCCCGTGGCCGGCACGCTGATGGTGGAGCCCACCGAATCGGAGGACCTGGGCGAGATCGACCGGTTTATCAACGCCATGATCTCCATCCGCATGGAAATTTCGGCCGTGCAGGACGGCCTTTGGCCGGCCGATGACAACCCGCTGGTCAACGCCCCGCACACGGCCCAGTGCCTCACACAGGACTGGGACCACCCGTACAGCCGTGAAGACGCTGTATTCCCGGCCGGAGTGGACCCGCGCGCAAAGTATTGGCCGATCGTGCGCCGCATTGACCAGGCCTACGGCGACCGCCACCTAGTCTGCTCCTGCCCATCCATCGAGGAACTCGCCGAAGTATTCTGA
- a CDS encoding MerR family transcriptional regulator, which yields MSDFPSVTASKIRFYEEKGLISPQRTAAGYRQFREADVERLRFVLALQRDHYLPLKVIREYLDAIDQGQTPQNLPPGVSIAPRMVSDELASAHKGRSRTLTAEQLRAECGASAQMLEAMISYGLVELRDGFFDDHALRVAKVCTDLAAHGLEPRHLRPFQAAAEREFGLVERAVAPLSSRKDGTSAARAAEAAREIAELCLSLHSALVYARISGMEG from the coding sequence ATGTCGGACTTTCCGTCCGTGACGGCTTCCAAGATCAGGTTCTATGAAGAGAAGGGGTTGATCTCTCCCCAGCGAACGGCCGCCGGTTATCGCCAATTCCGTGAGGCCGACGTCGAGCGACTGAGGTTTGTCCTTGCCCTGCAACGCGATCACTACCTGCCACTGAAAGTCATCCGGGAGTACTTGGACGCCATTGACCAGGGCCAGACACCCCAAAATTTGCCGCCCGGGGTCTCCATCGCCCCCCGCATGGTTTCCGATGAGCTGGCGTCTGCCCACAAGGGACGGTCACGGACGCTGACCGCTGAGCAGTTGCGGGCCGAATGTGGTGCCAGCGCCCAGATGCTGGAGGCCATGATCAGCTACGGCCTGGTAGAACTGCGCGACGGATTCTTTGACGACCACGCCCTCCGCGTGGCCAAGGTCTGCACTGACCTGGCCGCCCACGGTTTGGAGCCGCGCCATTTGCGCCCTTTCCAAGCCGCTGCAGAGCGGGAGTTTGGACTAGTCGAGCGTGCTGTTGCGCCCTTGTCCTCGCGCAAGGATGGCACGTCGGCGGCCCGGGCCGCGGAGGCTGCACGCGAGATCGCCGAGCTTTGTCTGAGCCTGCACAGTGCACTGGTTTATGCCAGGATTTCGGGGATGGAAGGCTAA
- a CDS encoding FHA domain-containing protein, whose amino-acid sequence MGNSAGVNDQADSHDQLGASDTTSIQLPSTGSGKTPAPSLAVDEQNAVNSLPSGSALLIAHAGPNSGARFLLDSNVTTVGRHPDADIFLDDVTVSRRHVQFTRIEGGFELTDSGSLNGTYVNGDRVDSIQLQTGAEVQIGKFRLTYYFSSANAAKS is encoded by the coding sequence ATGGGTAACAGCGCCGGGGTTAATGATCAGGCGGATTCCCACGATCAGCTGGGCGCCTCAGACACGACGTCGATCCAGCTCCCGTCAACGGGTTCCGGAAAAACCCCGGCACCTTCCTTAGCCGTTGATGAGCAAAACGCCGTCAATTCCCTTCCCTCAGGGTCGGCCCTGCTCATTGCTCATGCCGGTCCCAACAGTGGCGCCAGGTTCTTGCTCGATAGCAATGTGACAACCGTAGGCAGGCACCCGGACGCTGACATCTTCCTCGATGACGTGACAGTCTCGCGCAGGCATGTGCAGTTCACCAGGATTGAAGGTGGCTTTGAACTCACCGATTCAGGCAGCCTGAACGGCACCTATGTCAACGGTGACCGCGTTGATTCAATCCAGCTCCAAACCGGTGCCGAAGTGCAGATCGGGAAATTCCGCCTGACGTATTACTTCAGTTCCGCAAACGCCGCGAAGTCCTGA